The Tessaracoccus flavus genome includes the window TCGGCTCGTTCTGGTTCACGATCCTCGTCGTCGTCGCGTCGGTCATCACCGTCAACCTCTTCGCCTTCGGCATCGCCAAGCTGCTGACACAGAAGCTGAAGGGCACCAACGTCTTCCGGACGATCTTCTTCATGCCGAACCTCATCGGCGGCATCGTGCTGGGCTACACCTGGCAGGTCATCATCAACGCGGTCCTCGCCAACTACGGAACCACCCTGGTGGCCGACTGGAAGTACGGCTACATCGGCCTCATTCTGCTGGTCAACTGGCAGCAGGTGGGCTACATGATGGTCATCTACATCGCGGGACTGCAGAACGTGCCGCCGGAGCTCAACGAGGCAGCGGCCATCGACGGCGCCGGCCGCTGGCAGACGCTGCGCAACGTGACGATCCCCATGATCATGCCGACGATCACCATCTGTCTGTTCCTCACGATGTCCAGCGCGTTCAAGATGTTCGATCAGAACCTCGCGCTCACCGACGGCGCCCCCATGGACCAGACCAAGATGGTCGCGCTGGACATCTTCAAGACGATGTTCTCGCAGATCGGTCGGCAGGGCGTCGGCCAGGCCAAGGCCGTCCTATTTGTCATCGTCGTCGTGGCGATCGCGCTGCTGCAGCTGCGCGCCACCCGGAGCAGGGAGGTTGAGGC containing:
- a CDS encoding carbohydrate ABC transporter permease is translated as MQRSLKKYFPLFVLPTSVAFIIAFLAPFVIGLYLSFTKFTTITNAEWVGLDNYRRALDPADGFLGSFWFTILVVVASVITVNLFAFGIAKLLTQKLKGTNVFRTIFFMPNLIGGIVLGYTWQVIINAVLANYGTTLVADWKYGYIGLILLVNWQQVGYMMVIYIAGLQNVPPELNEAAAIDGAGRWQTLRNVTIPMIMPTITICLFLTMSSAFKMFDQNLALTDGAPMDQTKMVALDIFKTMFSQIGRQGVGQAKAVLFVIVVVAIALLQLRATRSREVEA